GGGGCAAACGGAGCGGGATGTTCCCATGTAAACGGCGTGTTTACCCTGTCCGGTTGATGCGCCTGTGCAGGAAGCGGGAGCAGCAGGCTCAATCCCACCAAGATGGAACATGCTCGTTTCCACCATCTGTGCAACATTTTGTCAAAGGCCCCTCTCTATGGGTCGAGTTATCTCTATATTATCAGAAAATAGATAAAATAACATGCAAATCTGTTACTCAATTTGAATCAACAATCTCCCCGAAAGAGAGAGTTGTTCATCGCCTATGATGTGAGTGGCAGCCGTTTCCGGTTGATCAAACAGGTGGGTAGTGATACGTCTAGCTGTGAGAAGGGTAACCCTCCCGGTAAGCAACCTTTTCGCTAGAGCGTGTCAGGCAAATCCGTGAAAGAGCAAATGCTTTTCCGGATGAGCGAAGACCTAAGTCCGGCCGAGCGAATACCCGGAAAGCGTAGGAATGAAATCGCGGGCAATTTCCTCTAAGCGAAGCGTACTTTGCCCGCGTCCTGCGCTCCGGGTTGGAACGACCATAATCTGCTTCCTTGCAGGGCACAGGTGGAACGAGCCGGGAAGGTACATCCCCTTATGATCCACAGCAGATGAGGGAGCAACTTTCACAGTATTTCCTCCACACACCCATTCCTCACCATCAGCGCAGCATCCCGAGCACCACTGTCAAACTGACCGCACTGATCACGGTGCTCAACAGGGTGATGCCCGAAACCAGTTTGGGTTCACTGCCGAATTGCAACGAATACATCGTCGTATTAGCGGCTGAAGGCATAGCCGCAGCCACCACCATCACCTGCTTGAGCAGCGGATCCACTGGCAACCAAGTGGCGATGAACCAAGCGATGACAGGAGAGAGGATCAAACGCGACAAAAGTGAGAAACCGACTTTCTCCCAGTCGAGACGGTTGAGCGGAATTTCGGCCAATTGCATACCCAAGGCCAACATGATCGTGGGAATGGCCGCGTCCGCTACGAAGTCGATCACCTGCAACAGACTGCGGGGTACTTCCCAACCCCAGGCATTCCACGAAAGCCCCAGCAAAGCGGCATGGATGATCGGCATTTTAACCACGGACGAAATCGCCTGTCCCCCCACCGCGCTCCCTTTTGCCGCATAATAGACGCCGAGCGTGCTCATCAAGATCGTTTGCACCACCATGATCACAATGGCGTAATGCAAGCCGGCCTGACCAAACGCAAACAAAATGACGGGAACGCCCAAGTTGCCGTTGTTCATAAACGCAGTGGCCAAAATCAATCCGCTTTCTTCCGATCTTGTATACCCCCTGATCCGGGACGTGATTTTCACGCAGCCGATCAAGATCAGGCAGAGTGCCAGCGAGTAGACGGTGACATAAATGTACTGTCGATCAATGTCCGCCGCATACAAGGTTCGAAAAACCAACAACGGCGACATCAGATACAGCGAAGCCGTAGACAGGGATCGCACATCCAGCCGCAAACGCTTCTGACCCACATAACCCAAGGCAAAGATCAGAAAAACCGGAAGAATTACTTGAACAAACATGCCTCTCCCACTCCTGCGAAAAAATCGGATGTTTCTATCTTATCAAAGAAACACCATCAGAAAAATCGACGCACCGGGGAACTTGCCGATGCGTCCATACCTTCTCTATTTTCGTTTCCCGTCGTCACGTTCTTCAGCTTCGATCAACGCCACTTCGTCCATTACACGTTGAAAAATGCGCAGGGCACGTGGGTCCTGGCTGTCGGGAACGCCCCGAAGCACCACGGACACTGCATATCGCGGTCGATTGTAGGGACCATATCCGATCATCCATTTGTTGTAGCGATCCTTTTTCGTCCCCACTTGGGCCGTACCCGTTTTCCCCGCCAGTTCCCATTTGGCGGCTTGGACTGCAACAGCCGTTCCTTCCATTACAGCCGCACGCATCATGCGCCGTACCTGTACCAACGTCTTCGGTTTGATCCGAAAGTTTTCCTTATAGGCCTGCGGCCGAAATACCGCAACTGCTTGGCCGTCGGGACTTTGCACCCGTAATACCAGACGGGGGGTCAATGATTGACCGTCATGAAACAGGGACGTAACCAGATTGGCCGCCTGCAACGGCGTCAGTCGTACATCCCGTTGACCGATTCCGGTTTGTGCAACTGCTCCGCGATCCCGTCGGGCTGCCTTACTGGAGAAAATCAATCCCGTCTGCTCTTCCAGCAGTTGTCGGAAATCGGATTCGTGAAACAACGACCCATTCCAGCTCACTTTTTGTGCCAATCCCAGCTTTCGGGCATATTTTTCAATGGTCTCTCCCCCCAACCGTTCCGCCAACTGGGCAAACACGATGTTGCAGGAATGGGCAAACGCCTGGGTGAAAGTCAGCTTCCCATGGCCTCCCGGTTTGGCATCGCGTAATCCGTATCGTCCCAATTCTCCTCGGCAGACAAACACCGTATCAGGTTTGACGATCCCCGTATCCAACGCAGCCACCGCCACAACCGTCTTGAAGATAGACCCGGGTACGGTTTCCATCACGGCCCGGTTGTCCCAGGGTCGCGCCTGAAACGAGCCGCCGTCCGGCAACGGGCGACTGGCCATCGCCAGCACATCGCCGGTGGAAATCTCCTGCAACACCACCGCCCCATCGGCCACTCCTTCATCATGGAGGATCTTTTCCACCGCATGCTGCATCCGTCGATCCAATGTAGTAACCACCTGATAGGAAACCGCGTCCGTGCCCTCCCTGCCCGGCAGCTGCTTCAGGCGAAGTCCGTTCAACGGCCGGCCTCTGCCGTCCACGGCATAGGTGATCACATTTTCGGACTGACTGCGTAAAAACGGCTCAAAGGAGGCTTCCAGACCGGACACCCCGATGCGCGAAAGCGGTTGATACGTACCACTTGCCAATTCCTCACCATAGCGTTCGCGCAGCAAAAACGGATCCCGCTCCACCCTGCCGATCAACTGCCGTGCCAACCCGTACGGGGCCGACCGGTTATCCGTCTCCATCACATGGATACCAGGAATGTGTAGTGCCTCAATCTCCCGCGCCTGATCCGGTGTCACGATCCAATCATCCCCCTCCGATGTGGGCAGGGATTGCGGTTTTTTCAGTGCTATCAATTTTTGGATCAATGCGTCGTATGAATACCCCGCTATCTCAGCAACACGTTTCAGTTTGGCTGCATGAAGCCGCACCTGTCGCCAGTCCATCGGAAAGGCGATCAATCGCTTGCCCCGTTCTCCGACGATAGGATCGCCATGACGGTCCAAGATCATGCCCCGTCCACTGTCCACCACATATTCCCTGCTTTGCTGTTCCTGTGCCCGGGCGATCAGAGCCGCCTGTTTGGATGTCATCAGTTGAATGTGGGACAAGCGAGCCGCCACAACAGCAAAAGCCAGAAAAAATACCAGCCCTGCCGCCCATCCCCGTCCGGTAAACCCTGTATTGGTCTTCAAATACGCCACCCCGTTCCCCGATTTCACTACCAGCATCGACATCGTCGAAGGCTGGTATACGGGGAACAGGTGATCGGGAGAAATCCCGACTCAACAAATTACCCCCGACAAATGTCGGGGGCTTCGTCACTAACTCATGATTTGGTTGCGCTTTTTACTTTCGATTCCCGTGCGGCCGTTTTTTCTTGACTGTTCTTCATCGTCCAGCACCCTGCTGGCTGTCCGCTTCAACTCCTTCAGTGTTAAGCCGATCGATCGACCGATTTCCGGCAACCGCTTGGAGCCGAACAGCAACAATACCAGCAACAGGATCAACAAGAGCTCAGGCAAACCAATATTGCCGATCATCGATTCGTCAGAACCCCCTGATGGCTACAACAGCCGGACGGGGGATATCGCCTCGAGGCCAGCGGCTGGTCGGGTTGGCGGGATCGGTCGTCTCTTCTCCCGGATGTTGAACCGCTACAAACAATGTCTTTTCGTCCGGCGTCCACCACGGGCCGGTCATTTCGCACTGCACAGGGCCGGACGCGAACTGGAACGCTTCCCCTTTGTGCGGACCACTGGTGGGGATGAAAAAGGCGCCGTTGTTTTTGAAAGTTTGGTACACGCCCTCTTTATTGAGCTTGTCCGACGCGATATCGCAGCACACCCACAAATTGCCCTTGGAGTCGAAGAGCAAGTTGTCCGGACAGGAGAAGCCGGATTGCGGACCACCCACTGCAAAGACCTCAAAAGTGAAGTGTTCCGATGCCGGATCTTCTTCGACAAAACGCAGGATTTGCCCGTAGTAGTTGCCGTGCCGATCATTGTTAGTCAATGCGACGTAAACCGACTTATCGATCGGATGAACTTCCACATCTTCCGGACGGTCCAGCGGCGTAGCTCCCAACAATTTGGCCGCTTCACGCGCACGGACCAGCACTTCTCCCTGTGTGCGGAATTGTGATTTCAATGCAGGGGATTTCTCCAAGTCGAGCGGCATCCATTTCCCTTTTTCCAGGTTGGCCACATACAGCGTTCCCCGCTCCAACAGGCGGGAGTTTTCTTTTCCTTTGGCCGGATCAAAACGACCCTCGCTGACAAATTTGTAGAAATGCTCATCTTTCGCGTCGTCTCCCATGTACACGACCAGACGACCGTCTTTGGACAGCGTCATCGCCACATTTTCATGGGAAAAGCGCCCCAGTGCGGTATGCTTTTTCGGCTTGGATTTCGGGTCGAACACATCCACTTCAACGACCCAGCCGTAGTGTGTTTCATTTCTTCCCCAGCGCTTCGCGTCTTCCTGGAAGTTTTCCTCGCAGGACAACACCGTGTTCCACAGGGTTCGCCCGCCGCTGCAATTGGCGAATGTGCCTTCCACTTCCACCACGCCGCCGACCGCTGCATCACCGCGGGCGGGACCAGTCAGGTCGATCATCGTATTGGCGGTCACCCGGCGGGCGTAGCGGGAGTTTTTGACCAATCGCCATTGGCCGTCCTCTTTTTTGATCTCGATGATGCTGCCGCCCAAATTGTATTGCTCGATACGGAATTTCTCCTGATCGGGCGTATCAGGCGGATACAAGAAGATTTTCCCGTTTCCTGTATATTCGTGGTTCACCCACAACAGACCGTGGCTCGAGGATTGCGCGATTGGAAAATAAACGGTCAAGTCGCAGTTGAAGCCGAATTTCTCCCCGTTACCGATGTCGTCACCCCAAGCGGCAATCACATCATATTCAAACCCTTTGGGCAACACCAAATCGTCCTTGTCGGACGGTTCGATCGGCCGGAACGGAATTCGCCCGCCACCTTTGGACGGAGCAGTCGGCACCTCCACGCCCGCCGCTTTCGCAATACGGGTCACACCGGTGGCGGTACCGATCAATGCCGCCGTACCCACGCCGAGGTATGTCATAAACTGCCGTCTCGTCAAATCAGACATTCCCATACCCCTCCCTCTCTTTGATTCCCCCTTCCAATCTACTAGATGATTGTTAATGTTTCTTCAAGGTCAGTTGAAATTCCCATTTAGGGCGTATCTGGTAAATCCGTGAGAGAGCAAATGCTTCCCAGGTAAGCAACTGACCAAGCCCGGCCGAGCGAAGACCCGGAAAGCGCAGGAATGAAATCGCGGGCAACTCCCTCTAAGTGAAGCGTACTTTGCTCGCGTTCTGCGCTCCGGGTCGGAGCGGCCATGACCTGCTACCTTGCTGGGCCAGGTGGAGCGAGCCAATTAGACAGTATCCACCAGACACTCTCGTTCGTTAAACCCCTTTGATTTGTTTGATCGGTATATCCACCACGTCGAAGTCTACGACCGGACCGAAAATCAGCTCCCGTGCCAAATCACCCGTATTGAAGCTGGTAGCATTATCTTTGCTAAAATGCTCCTGGTTGAGCAAAATATTGATCCCGGGAGAAAAATTGAGTTCGCCTCCAGATGACACATGGTTCACCTTGACAATGAAAGGAATCCCCATCACACTTTCGCTCCTCTTGTCTTGGATTGGGTATCAGTCTATGCTGCGAGCAAAATTATGGTGCTTTGAGCCGAATGGTGGCAAACATGGAGGAAACTTGACTGTTCACATTTTAATATCGCACTTTGGTATAATGGTAAAGACAAGAACGCATCAATTCGATAACAACGATACAAATACATATTCTCAATAAGATGGAGAAAGAGGGGAATGCCCTACATGAAAATTCTGAGGACATTGAGCCGAATGTACGTGGAAGACCTCTCCGCGTCGGTGACCCATTACGAACAGCTGTTGCAAGAACCTGTTCGCCACCGTTTTCGTGATCCACAGACGAATTTGGAGTACGCTTGGTTTCACAACATGGTGTTGGCTGCAGGTTCGCAGGATGCCGTCAGCGCTTGTCGAAACATTTCGATTACATTTGTGGTGGACTCCATTATGGATTTCAAGTATCATCTCAAGGACAATGGCGCTCGGATTATCCGTGAACCTTATCGCATTCCAATCGGCTTGACCATGCTGGTGGAGAAACCGGGTGGAAGCATCGTGGAATATGTAGAGGTGCAAAAGGAAGGGAACTGGACCGGCCATACCGATTGGGGAGAATTGGTTAACAAATTGCGGGATCCCGTCCGGATCATGCGCAAAATCAAACGACTGACAAAACAGATGCTACTGGACAAGCCCGAGGTGAACCCACTCCCCAATTCGTCAACTCACCCATCACTCAAACCGGACACGCCTTCAACCACGGCGGTTCCAACTGTAACAGTGCCGAAGCCAACGCAGCCGGCTCAGTCTACTTTCCTGCCCGGTTCCAATGGAGAACATCTGTTGCAGGAACGTTATGGTACGACCAATCGTGCACTCAATTTTTACAACAAACAGATGTTGGACCACTTGAATGACGTGATGAAATCCTTCATTGCGGATCAGGAAATGATGTTCATCGCCACGGCCGACGGCCACGGAGAATGCGACTGTTCGTTCCGTGCGGGTCCACCCGGATTTGTGCACGTGCTTGACGAAAAAACCCTGATCTATCCCGAATACCGGGGCAACGGCGTCATGGCCAGCTTGGGAAATATCTTGGAAAATCCGCATATCGGCATCATATTCATCGATTTTTTCCAACACGCCATCGGTTTGCACATTAACGGGAAAGCGGAGATCATCGAAAATGATGTGTTGATGAAGTTAGCCAATC
The DNA window shown above is from Polycladomyces subterraneus and carries:
- the tatA gene encoding twin-arginine translocase TatA/TatE family subunit; its protein translation is MIGNIGLPELLLILLLVLLLFGSKRLPEIGRSIGLTLKELKRTASRVLDDEEQSRKNGRTGIESKKRNQIMS
- a CDS encoding PhoX family protein; this encodes MSDLTRRQFMTYLGVGTAALIGTATGVTRIAKAAGVEVPTAPSKGGGRIPFRPIEPSDKDDLVLPKGFEYDVIAAWGDDIGNGEKFGFNCDLTVYFPIAQSSSHGLLWVNHEYTGNGKIFLYPPDTPDQEKFRIEQYNLGGSIIEIKKEDGQWRLVKNSRYARRVTANTMIDLTGPARGDAAVGGVVEVEGTFANCSGGRTLWNTVLSCEENFQEDAKRWGRNETHYGWVVEVDVFDPKSKPKKHTALGRFSHENVAMTLSKDGRLVVYMGDDAKDEHFYKFVSEGRFDPAKGKENSRLLERGTLYVANLEKGKWMPLDLEKSPALKSQFRTQGEVLVRAREAAKLLGATPLDRPEDVEVHPIDKSVYVALTNNDRHGNYYGQILRFVEEDPASEHFTFEVFAVGGPQSGFSCPDNLLFDSKGNLWVCCDIASDKLNKEGVYQTFKNNGAFFIPTSGPHKGEAFQFASGPVQCEMTGPWWTPDEKTLFVAVQHPGEETTDPANPTSRWPRGDIPRPAVVAIRGF
- a CDS encoding peptidoglycan D,D-transpeptidase FtsI family protein, which gives rise to MKTNTGFTGRGWAAGLVFFLAFAVVAARLSHIQLMTSKQAALIARAQEQQSREYVVDSGRGMILDRHGDPIVGERGKRLIAFPMDWRQVRLHAAKLKRVAEIAGYSYDALIQKLIALKKPQSLPTSEGDDWIVTPDQAREIEALHIPGIHVMETDNRSAPYGLARQLIGRVERDPFLLRERYGEELASGTYQPLSRIGVSGLEASFEPFLRSQSENVITYAVDGRGRPLNGLRLKQLPGREGTDAVSYQVVTTLDRRMQHAVEKILHDEGVADGAVVLQEISTGDVLAMASRPLPDGGSFQARPWDNRAVMETVPGSIFKTVVAVAALDTGIVKPDTVFVCRGELGRYGLRDAKPGGHGKLTFTQAFAHSCNIVFAQLAERLGGETIEKYARKLGLAQKVSWNGSLFHESDFRQLLEEQTGLIFSSKAARRDRGAVAQTGIGQRDVRLTPLQAANLVTSLFHDGQSLTPRLVLRVQSPDGQAVAVFRPQAYKENFRIKPKTLVQVRRMMRAAVMEGTAVAVQAAKWELAGKTGTAQVGTKKDRYNKWMIGYGPYNRPRYAVSVVLRGVPDSQDPRALRIFQRVMDEVALIEAEERDDGKRK
- a CDS encoding AEC family transporter, which translates into the protein MFVQVILPVFLIFALGYVGQKRLRLDVRSLSTASLYLMSPLLVFRTLYAADIDRQYIYVTVYSLALCLILIGCVKITSRIRGYTRSEESGLILATAFMNNGNLGVPVILFAFGQAGLHYAIVIMVVQTILMSTLGVYYAAKGSAVGGQAISSVVKMPIIHAALLGLSWNAWGWEVPRSLLQVIDFVADAAIPTIMLALGMQLAEIPLNRLDWEKVGFSLLSRLILSPVIAWFIATWLPVDPLLKQVMVVAAAMPSAANTTMYSLQFGSEPKLVSGITLLSTVISAVSLTVVLGMLR
- a CDS encoding pyridoxamine 5'-phosphate oxidase family protein, coding for MKILRTLSRMYVEDLSASVTHYEQLLQEPVRHRFRDPQTNLEYAWFHNMVLAAGSQDAVSACRNISITFVVDSIMDFKYHLKDNGARIIREPYRIPIGLTMLVEKPGGSIVEYVEVQKEGNWTGHTDWGELVNKLRDPVRIMRKIKRLTKQMLLDKPEVNPLPNSSTHPSLKPDTPSTTAVPTVTVPKPTQPAQSTFLPGSNGEHLLQERYGTTNRALNFYNKQMLDHLNDVMKSFIADQEMMFIATADGHGECDCSFRAGPPGFVHVLDEKTLIYPEYRGNGVMASLGNILENPHIGIIFIDFFQHAIGLHINGKAEIIENDVLMKLANLPEQIMEELNREGFRKPERWVLVEVEEAYIHCSKHIPLLKKLDKEIEWGTDDVVRKGGDFFKAKDCPRPWIKETVPSKTGTN